From Erigeron canadensis isolate Cc75 chromosome 8, C_canadensis_v1, whole genome shotgun sequence, one genomic window encodes:
- the LOC122579937 gene encoding non-specific lipid-transfer protein AP10-like, giving the protein MKRSMAVAMLAMVTMSLVMVHQTEAINCNQLANMLAPCLNYLKNGGTPTSSCCNGARQVQGATRSQADRRAACKCAKSAAGKYQVRGDAVSSLPGKCGISTTIPINPSVNCNSIP; this is encoded by the exons ATGAAGAGGTCAATGGCTGTAGCAATGTTGGCAATGGTAACCATGTCTCTAGTCATGGTGCACCAAACTGAAGCCATTAACTGTAACCAGCTTGCTAATATGCTGGCACCATGCCTAAACTACTTGAAAAATGGTGGTACACCAACATCGAGTTGTTGTAATGGAGCTAGGCAAGTTCAAGGTGCCACACGTAGCCAAGCTGATAGGCGAGCTGCTTGTAAATGTGCTAAGAGTGCTGCTGGGAAGTATCAAGTCAGGGGAGATGCGGTTTCTAGCCTTCCCGGCAAGTGTGGTATCTCCACTACCATTCCAATCAACCCCAGCGTCAACTGCAACTC CATTCCTTGA